Within Conger conger chromosome 3, fConCon1.1, whole genome shotgun sequence, the genomic segment AgagcattttagttttttgagcAGAGGTAGCTCACATTGCTGCCTGACCAAGCGATGGCCAACTAAGCTACCCCGTTTAACTGACAAAGCTACTGTAACTTATACCCAGGTAACATGGAATCCAAACGTGCTAACTATAGAAGATAACGAATAGCTAACGTTATATTAATTGAAGTCTGATAAAACCTAagaagcaagctagctagccaaaGTTTGCCAAAGCAAGCTCAAtagcaagcaaatattttcaaagTTTCTGTTAACCAAGCTACCTGTGGACTACCGGGAAAAACTGCCAGTTACTTATAAAGAGAAGCTACTTGCGGTGTTCAAATGAAAACACCGCTATTGAACTGAGACACCGATATGTTTTATTGCGATCGATAGATAGCTCTTTATTTAAATACTAAAAATACTAATAGAGTATGTTAAGAACAGTTATGTGTGTCAACATATGAgagtataaaagtataaaagtgCAAGGtgtccataataataaatagtccataaaaataaatagtgcaaggtgtccataataataaatagtccATTTAGAGGTGACCAGTGTGGGCCTCAGGAACCGCCATGCCAACCTGAGGAATCACCATGGCAAGCATTATACAAACGAATGGCAGAGGGAATAAAGGAGCGTCTGAAACGTGTGAATAGCTGGCTTTCGTCTAGTTAGCTAACATGGACCTGAAGTGTAAGCCGGCTCTACATAGCCGTTTGGTCTGCCATAGGTCCAGTCGGTAATGTGTCATAGGTATGTAGGCGGAGCCTTCCGAAGGGGGAAAAACAATAATGCaatgggggcgacattagctgaggaggtaagagcagacgTCTGGCAGACAgatggttgccggttcgatcccgccctgggtgtgtcaaagtgtccctgagcaagacacctaaccccaaattgcccctgacaagctggttggtgctttggcatggcagccaatggcagccaatcgctggaTGGTGTGCgtggatgggtgaatgacaagcatcaattgtacagcgctttggataaaagcgctatatgaatgccaaccatttatataGCCTAATGCCCTTAGCTGTTGTTAGCCATGGGCTTCttggcaattaaataaatgtgcaaatccGGGTTTTAAACCTGTATTCTGTGCGGTAAGGCAAACGGCTTCCTGGAATTTTGAAAATggctattattttaatatattaatacattttgtgcTCATTTAAAGACTTCCCTTGGGTGAGGGTGAGCCTGGAGAGATGATGTTTTTGTGGGCATGTCCGCTCTTGCTGACTGGATCTATCTTGTTACAAATCTGAAGCGCACATGTGCGTTTCAACAAGGTATTGCAGTCAGCAAAAACTGTCGATTGTAGGCTGGTCTGTACTGAGTCCGACAAAAATAGTAAACTTTATTTCAGTCCCTTTCATGTTATTTGGCAGAAATAGCTGataaaagtgcctaaaaatgtacaaatgcttgtcgctggggcggtaccatATAGCTGGATAAAATTTCACCCCTagtcagcaatatataattgatttgtacccaaaaaaaacattactgtactttctggGTACATTTCGGAAGTTTCATCCCTGAAGAACTGTCCACCGTCTGCAAGTGTATAACCACACGTGTTTGATTGACATTGCAGAGCCCCCCTCATCTCCACAGAAGGTGAGAGTGCATCGTGTGAGCGACTCCTCTTTGGAGCTGCGCTGGGACCCGCCCTTTGACCTCGGCGGGCGGGCGGAGGTGTGGTACGATGTGCAGTGCTGGGAGACGGAACAGGACTCCGGGGAGGAGTGGCAGCCGTGCGGGGACGCCGTGCGTTTTTACCCAAACCGCCGCAAACTGAGCGACACGGCGGTCAGTGTCACCGGGGTGGACCCTCGCACGGACTACCGGCTCTCAGTGGAGGCAGCTAACGCCATATCCGCGGTGCAAGGCAGAGCAGGCTCGGCTGAGTCCGTTAACATCCACAGATGTGAGGGGGACAGGGTCTCATTgctttcgttttgttttccttgCTGTGGCGGTTCAATCGATGCAATCGGTTGTGGTTTCCCCCTTTAAACAACccgcacagaaaaaaaaacttaaaaaaatatatgtgaaatgtatttcgCAATATATGCAAGacagggcggcacagatggtgcagtgggtagcactgcctcctcacagcaaggaggtcctgggtttgaatccctatcggccggggcctctctgtgcggagtttgcatgttctccccgtgtttgcgtaggtttcctccgggtactccggtttcctcccacagtccaaagacatgcaggttaggctgattggagagtctaaattgcccataggtatgagtgtgtgagtgaatggtgtgtgtgccctgcaatggactggcgacctgtccagggtgtgttcctgcctttagcccaatgtatgctgggataggctccagccccctgcgaccctgttcaggataagcgggttaggataatgaatgaatgaatgaatgaatgaatatatgcaagatattaaacatttgcactaaatataaaacaatttaacttcatatattttaaagatAAGATATAAGAATATATTTGAGGAAGGACAGACATATATTTGCAATCTATTTGAAATATATGGCAATAtcctgtatatatttttctctgtgGGAAGGATGTTCTTGCACAGTATTTTAAAGGGAACATCCTATAAGATTTGCTGGGTGGAAGATATGCTTAGTCCTGAGGAGAACATGCCTGTTTTTAATCTACcccactgaaaaaaacaaatgttgtttttcttgttaaAACGTATTTAATGGaatcattttgtctttttttcatgtCTGTTTCTTTTCCTTTATTTGAATGTGTCCTtccatgtatgtatttttgcatgcatgcttgtgtgtgtacacttgcctgtgcgtgtgggtgtgtacctgtgtgcgttCATGACCGTGAATATATGTGTATGCAGGGAAATATGATGTCATccacacccctgccccccctaaGGAGGATCCTCCGTCAGTTTGCAGAGCTGGAACCTACAAATCAGCTAATGGGAGTGGGGGCTGTAGCCCGTGCCCCCCCAATAGCAGAACAGATGGAGAGGATGCagtggagtgtgagtgtatgcgggGATACTCTCGTGTGTCCGGCGACCCCACTGAAATGGGGTGTACAAGTAAGTGTTCAGTATACATAATGTccaaacatttatatttcagcTGTCGGTGTGCTTATATTGTGGCAGGACCAAGGATGAGGCCAAGGTATGCCCAGGGTTGTGCAATAAAATGTCaaactaaaaacacaaacagtgtgTTATTTTGGGGTTTGGAAGGAACATGCGCGTTTCAACAAGGTATTGCAGTCAGCAAGAAAAAACTGTTGATTATAGGCTGGTCTGACGAAAATAGTAAACTTTATTTTAGTCCCTTTCATGTTATTTGGCAGAAATAGCTGataaaagtgcctaaaaatgcTTGTCGCCGGGGCGGTACCATATAACTAGATAAAATTTCACTCCTagtcagcaatatataattgatttgtacccaaagaaaacattactgtactttctggGTACATTTCGGAAGTTTGATCCCTGAAGAACTGTCCACCGTCTGCAAGTGTATAACCACACGCGTTTGATTGACATTGCAGAGCCCCCCTCATCTCCACAGAAGGTGAGAGTGCATCGTGTGAGCGACTCCTCTTTGGAGCTGCGCTGGGACCCGCCCTTTGACCTCGGTGGGCGGGCGGAGGTGTGGTATGATGTGCAGTGCTGGGAGACGGAGCAGTACTCCGGGGAAGAGTGGCAGCCGTGTGGGGACGCCGTGCGTTTTTACCCAAACCGCCGCAAACTGAGCGACACGGCGGTCAACGTCACCGGGGTGGACCCTCGCACGGACTACCGGCTCTCAGTGGAGGCAGCTAACGCCATATCCGCGGTGCAAGGCAGAGCAGGCTCGGCTGAGTCCGTTAACATCCACAGATGTGAGGGGGACAGGGTCTCATTgctttcgttttgttttccttgCTGTTGCGGTTCAATCGATGCAATCAGTTGTAGTATTCTTGTGGTTTCCCCCTTTAAACAACCCacacaaaacatacactcagtgagcactttataaggtatttattagacttctgctgctgttgcctatccacttagaggtgtgaTGCGCtgtgtgctcttctgcagaccactgttgtagtcttcagttatttatgttactgtcacctttctgtcggTTTTGACCAGTCCcctctcctctgatctctctcagtAATAACGCATTTTTGCAGGGAAACCTGATGTCATccacacccctgccccccctgcccACATCAAGGATGattctctgcctgtttggataTTAGCTGGCGGGATTGGTGGCGGAGCACTGCTGCTGATTCTGGTCATCACGGGCGTTTGTTATAAGCGACGCAGTTACGCCAAGCTCAGGTAAACACACTCTCATTCAGCCCCTCAGCCAAATGTCTCAAAGTAGGTCACAAATTCCCACCTGGGATCTGAAACCCGGGCTCTCCCTCATTCCAGTGAGCAATTTAGAGTCGATTTAGAGTCACATTACAGTGCAGTTAGGCGCAGTCCAGTGTCACAGGGCGTGGGAGgcttaaaacaacaaaacatgcgACAGTTAAAGGGGAGGGAACAGTCcgattcagttttatttgtgtcGTGCTTTTTACagcagactgtcacaaagacactttacagagtggCAGAAAGGCAAACGCCaaacctgaacccccaaaataactaaaaacaaaaactctaGAGGTGAGAACAACTCCCCAGGATGAGATGTTGTAATCACTGTcttgctgttttgtttgtttgtttcttctcaCTCAAGTCCAGACCTAGAGCTGGCTCTTCTGCCCACAACAACACAGATGATTTACCGTCGATCAGAGCAACATGACATCACACCTGGcccccagccaatcagcagtgaGTGGAAAAAACCGAAGCTTATTAGGCAATAGTTCAAAACAAGTACTAGTTTTCAACTTCTTTGTGAATACAAAAACTCATtttaacattcacattttttttttcactcctTGGTTCTGTTTCAGGAAAAGTATTTAAGGAAACTTGGATAAATTGCAATTATCAATAATTTGCATTATCGTATTGCCAGGATAAACACTGAGATTTAGTGTAAGCATTTGTTTAGAGATTTGTCTCATTACAGAGATAACTCCTCCACATTAAACACAGCCTTTTATGTTGATGTTGTCAGTGTTCAGTTTCCTTTTCCTGTTCTCGTACACATGCTTGTGTTTACTTCGGTCTGGTCATTGACTTCCCATCCTCTGGGCTTATCCTCTTTATTACCCCAtcattgttcttttttctttacttcTTCTGGCATCTCTCAATTCCTtcttcttttccctctctcctcctcggTCCTGTCTTTCACTTCTCCTTACGCTTCCCCTCATCATCCTGTCTTCTCTACTCCTCCCCGTCTCGCTTatcctttcttttcatttttccaccctccatccctccctcagcCGGCCAGCTTCTGGAAGGCCTATGTGGCCGACTGCAGACCAGTCTGAGGGACATGCTAGTGGATCGTGGGTGTCTGACCGTGGGAAAGCCACTGGGTGTAGGTGGGTCTTGCCCAACTCTGACCCCACACATTCAGTCACACCCAGTCACATCCAGGCACATCCTGTGACATCCAATCATATCAAGTCCCTTCCAGTCCCATCCAGCTTTATCCTATCATATCCAGTCACATCCAATCACACCCAGTGATATCAAGTCACATTCTGTCATACTGTCACATCCAATCACATCCCATCCCATCACATCCATCCAGTCACATCCAGTCACAAAGAgtttgatttgtttgtgtgtttgcaggagAGTTTGGGTCGGTCTATGAAGGAGCCTTTGCCCCACAGGAAGGAGATGACATCAAAGTTGCAGTGAAGACAATGAAAGGTGTGCACTAGGTCATGAGGTTTGACCTTTGTTATTTTTAACCACCACGTTTATTGTTTTGGCATAGGCATTTCCATTGACTTAAAAGTagctagttaaaaaaaaaaaaaaaaaaatccatttaaTAATGACAATCCCTAATTGGTTTCCCTGTGTTTTATTCTCAGTGGGAATACACAGCCAAGATGACCTGGACTCGTTCCTAAAAGAAGCAGAGATCATGCAAGGCTTTGATCATGATAATGTGGTCAAACTACTTGGTATGATAAGCCCATCTTTGTGTTCACTCTAACTTCCTGAAATCCAGAAGTTCTACAGGGTGATGCTCATTGGCTGAAGCATATGTCAATAAGTAATTTAGCTAATTAGTGTGCTATCTAAATATTTAACCATTACCATTATAATGTCATCTTCAATGACGTGTAAACAGACATTGAGTTTTATCTGAAAATCTGAATATTTAATTGATAAACTATGGGGGAAAGTGAAATATTCCCAAACAGGAAATATGTGCTTTGGATATTGCCGTACCCCACAGGgtacactcacactgctgtgttccagagtgGCTGtaatgagcgtgtgtgtccTGCAGGTGTCACcctggagcaggagcaggatgcCTCTGTCCCCACGCCGATGCTGATCCTTCCCTTCATGAAACACGGAGACCTGCGACGTTTTCTCATCGCCACGCGCTACAACGACGTACCCATGGTAACACACTTGGGTCTacatgctctctccctcttatatgtgcacacacacacacacacacacacacaggcagacacacacatttgatATTTGATTATCAGATGTaccacaaatacatttattaattaattgacCCAAGTGTGGTAATAATTCTGGTATTTATGATCTTGTGTCATGTTAAATGTCTACTTTATTCTGTTTGCctacatgtttttgtttgtgtgtatttgggttTGTATGCATTATTGATTATCCACGGTATTTGCACTTATTCATGTTATTGGTTCTTTGAAGCACTTTTTAACCTTTTAGATGAATAAAGCTAGCTTTTCTCATAAGTCAgagatgtgattggctgactcTGTCCCTGTCTCAGTTTGTGCCCTATCAGAGCCTGCTGCGCTTCATGATTGACATCGCAGCTGGAATGCAGTACCTCAGCTCTCACAGCTTCGTCCACCGGGATCTGGCTGCACGCAACTGCATGTGAGTCCCGCAGGTGGCGCCACTGAGTCAGCCAAGATTAAACAGGCTCTGTATTAGGAGTAGCTCTCCCTTTTATGTTTTTGGGTCACACCTTTCAATGACGTGCATGAATCGGCATTAACTACTGCTgtcattaacattaattaattgacgtacaaatgcatttattaaGTTTGAAATTAACTGGTAATATATGTGTTAACTACccactaatgtattagttaccagactatttatacattagcaaaccataggataaacgtaCAGTCAGTTAACAATGACCAAataacagttaaaaaaaaaattcaaatatgaattggcattaactaatgtagtcgtTAACATacattaatgatgtacaaatacataaacaaagctgtacagattgacttctcatttgcttgtttacaatgacattagttcatgccaattcatgtgaacttattataaagtgttaccagTTTTTGTAGTGAGCATGTTCTACATTTAACATACCCACCTTACAGTACATAAATAATctcttttaatttcctttcataATGTTAGAGGTATAGCTGTGTACACACAGTTTTAGCTGTATTGTGAGATCTAGTTTCTGTTAACAAGACTAATTGCTGGTCTGTTTGACTAACCATAAATGTATTGATTATAGATGGGCCgtttttggtgatattgcaCTTTTGTACCCCTGAGACTAGCACTGGTTTTGCCCACTTTTGTGAGCTGCTCTGGATGAGAATGGCtgttgtgtgaatgtaatgcaatgtctgACACCCACAGGCTGGGGGACGACCTGAGGGTGTCTGTGGCTGATTTTGGCCTCTCCAAGAAAATCTGCAGCACCGACTACTATCGGCAGAATGCTGCTGTCCGTATGCCAATAAAGTGGATGGCAATCGAGAGTCTTTCAGAGTCCATCTATTCTGTGAAAAGTGATGTGGTGCGTTACCTTtttgttgggggggtgggggactcAGGGACaagaaatacaataaatattcagttaaaaaatgtttttcctcccaaatctcaaaacaaaaaattgaaataaactcTATGTGTTGCGTCTGTACCAGTGGTCTTTTGGAGTGACCATGTGGGAGATTGCCACCCGCGGAAGGACACCCTATCCTGGGGTCCACAACCATGAGCTTCTGGACCTCCTGGAGTCTGGTCATCGACTGAAACAGCTCGATTTTGAACAGGACCTGTGAGTTCACCTCCTGAATGCAAATCACAGAGTTAAGCCAATGATTCACAATTTGTGTAGCAAGATTCCCGGGCCATGTGCCATATACTATCAATCATTctcaatatttttaataaatgacaGCAAAAAGTGAGCAGGGAGCTTTTGTAAACTGTGAACAGGATCATTGCAGTAGgttggcagcagtgtgtgtatctgtgtgtgaaagtgcgTACATGCATGGATGAGTGCATCTTTGTGCGGGGAGGGAGGTAAACTGACTTTTGCTATGAAAGATAGAAGCAAAGTCAGTTTTGGGTATGTTAATTTGAGGAAGTGCTGTTCCAGAAAACAACTTAATAGGCAAACATGTAGTTTAAAAATAGTGGCTCACTGTATTTAATCCCCCACTTAACTTGTCAGTTATAAGGTAATGCTGAGTTGCTGGAGCAGAGACCCTGTGCAGAGGCCAGGTTT encodes:
- the si:ch73-40a2.1 gene encoding tyrosine-protein kinase receptor TYRO3 isoform X2; translated protein: MGMTAVSTAILRFSLCLWMCLSITCEQPSPEEEELFSTVKQTKLEWSSTPAKAWSEVRMKLGSETEHPVNQACSSKSGPRTLWSGWISQKDAGGHTLFLDLTFAQEDEASSQLSPLLVFVQESPRPIRRFSSMNEINLLELRAPHPFHETASLPDKQNLNVNQGLPLGRRLQKGLHLGFSYSGPCLFIASIRLYYWKCPGFVEHQASFERADGGSELVSGACVENSVEISPPRRECNTNGFWGPLQGQCDCLPGHQEARELCVACRAGTYKSAIGSGGCSPCPPNSKTDGEGAVECECMLGYSRVSGDPTEMGCSKPPSSPQKVRVHRVSDSSLELRWDPPFDLGGRAEVWYDVQCWETEQDSGEEWQPCGDAVRFYPNRRKLSDTAVSVTGVDPRTDYRLSVEAANAISAVQGRAGSAESVNIHRWKYDVIHTPAPPKEDPPSVCRAGTYKSANGSGGCSPCPPNSRTDGEDAVECECMRGYSRVSGDPTEMGCTKPPSSPQKVRVHRVSDSSLELRWDPPFDLGGRAEVWYDVQCWETEQYSGEEWQPCGDAVRFYPNRRKLSDTAVNVTGVDPRTDYRLSVEAANAISAVQGRAGSAESVNIHRWKPDVIHTPAPPAHIKDDSLPVWILAGGIGGGALLLILVITGVCYKRRSYAKLSPDLELALLPTTTQMIYRRSEQHDITPGPQPISTGQLLEGLCGRLQTSLRDMLVDRGCLTVGKPLGVGEFGSVYEGAFAPQEGDDIKVAVKTMKVGIHSQDDLDSFLKEAEIMQGFDHDNVVKLLGVTLEQEQDASVPTPMLILPFMKHGDLRRFLIATRYNDVPMFVPYQSLLRFMIDIAAGMQYLSSHSFVHRDLAARNCMLGDDLRVSVADFGLSKKICSTDYYRQNAAVRMPIKWMAIESLSESIYSVKSDVWSFGVTMWEIATRGRTPYPGVHNHELLDLLESGHRLKQLDFEQDLYKVMLSCWSRDPVQRPGFGELGEKLKAILSKLPPLEASEEVHYINQGLVMASQMTPEEEDREFEEGATGNIYLAGPVAVSPPMEEEDGYLLWRNNQTEKTC
- the si:ch73-40a2.1 gene encoding ephrin type-B receptor 3 isoform X1; translation: MGMTAVSTAILRFSLCLWMCLSITCEQPSPEEEELFSTVKQTKLEWSSTPAKAWSEVRMKLGSETEHPVNQACSSKSGPRTLWSGWISQKDAGGHTLFLDLTFAQEDEASSQLSPLLVFVQESPRPIRRFSSMNEINLLELRAPHPFHETASLPDKQNLNVNQGLPLGRRLQKGLHLGFSYSGPCLFIASIRLYYWKCPGFVEHQASFERADGGSELVSGACVENSVEISPPRRECNTNGFWGPLQGQCDCLPGHQEARELCVACRAGTYKSAIGSGGCSPCPPNSKTDGEGAVECECMLGYSRVSGDPTEMGCSKPPSSPQKVRVNRVSDSSLELRWDPPFDLGGRAEVWYDVQCWETEQDSGEEWQPCGDAVRFYPNRRKLSDTAVNVTGVDPRVDYRLSVEAANAISAVQGRAGSAESVTIHRWKYDVIHTPAPPKEDPPSVCRAGTYKSANGSGGCSPCPPNSRTDGEDAVECECMRGFSRVSGDPTEMGCTKPPSSPQKVRVHRVSDSSLELRWDPPFDLGGRAEVWYDVQCWETEQDSGEEWQPCGDAVRFYPNRRKLSDTAVSVTGVDPRTDYRLSVEAANAISAVQGRAGSAESVNIHRWKYDVIHTPAPPKEDPPSVCRAGTYKSANGSGGCSPCPPNSRTDGEDAVECECMRGYSRVSGDPTEMGCTKPPSSPQKVRVHRVSDSSLELRWDPPFDLGGRAEVWYDVQCWETEQYSGEEWQPCGDAVRFYPNRRKLSDTAVNVTGVDPRTDYRLSVEAANAISAVQGRAGSAESVNIHRWKPDVIHTPAPPAHIKDDSLPVWILAGGIGGGALLLILVITGVCYKRRSYAKLSPDLELALLPTTTQMIYRRSEQHDITPGPQPISTGQLLEGLCGRLQTSLRDMLVDRGCLTVGKPLGVGEFGSVYEGAFAPQEGDDIKVAVKTMKVGIHSQDDLDSFLKEAEIMQGFDHDNVVKLLGVTLEQEQDASVPTPMLILPFMKHGDLRRFLIATRYNDVPMFVPYQSLLRFMIDIAAGMQYLSSHSFVHRDLAARNCMLGDDLRVSVADFGLSKKICSTDYYRQNAAVRMPIKWMAIESLSESIYSVKSDVWSFGVTMWEIATRGRTPYPGVHNHELLDLLESGHRLKQLDFEQDLYKVMLSCWSRDPVQRPGFGELGEKLKAILSKLPPLEASEEVHYINQGLVMASQMTPEEEDREFEEGATGNIYLAGPVAVSPPMEEEDGYLLWRNNQTEKTC